From the Saccharomyces paradoxus chromosome XIV, complete sequence genome, one window contains:
- the MET2 gene encoding homoserine O-acetyltransferase (L-homoserine-O-acetyltransferase~similar to YNL277W), translating to MSHTLKSKTLQELNIEEIKESNPLLKLVQGQRIVQVPELVLESGVVINNFPIAYKTWGTLNEAADNVLVICHALTGSADVADWWGPLLGNNLAFDPSRFFIICLNSMGSPYGSFSPLTINEETGVRYGPEFPLCTVRDDVKAHRIVLDSLGVKSIACVIGGSMGGMLSLEWAAMYGKGYVKNMVALATSARHSAWCISWSEAQRQSIYSDPNYLDGYYPVEEQPVAGLSAARMSALLTYRTRNSFENKFSRRSPSIAQQQKAQREETRKPSSVSEHSLQIHNDGYKTKASAAITGISGQKRQSVVSTVSSSDSLNSSTSMTSVSSVTGEVKDIKPAQTYFSAQSYLRYQGTKFINRFDANCYIAITRKLDTHDLARDRVDDITEVLSTIEQPSLIIGIQSDGLFTYSEQEFLAEHIPRSRLEKIESPEGHDAFLLEFKLINKLIVEFLKTNCKSITDAPPRAWGGDVGNDETKTSVFGEAEEVTNW from the coding sequence ATGTCACATACTTTAAAATCGAAAACACTCCAAGAGCTGaacattgaagaaattaaggAGAGTAACCCATTGCTCAAACTAGTTCAGGGGCAAAGAATTGTTCAAGTTCCGGAATTGGTACTTGAGTCTGGCGTAGTGATAAATAATTTTCCTATTGCTTATAAGACGTGGGGTACACTGAATGAAGCTGCTGATAACGTTCTGGTCATCTGTCATGCCTTGACCGGATCCGCAGATGTTGCTGACTGGTGGGGTCCTCTTCTGGGTAACAATTTAGCATTCGACCCATCAAGGTTTTTTATCATATGTTTAAATTCTATGGGGTCTCCATATGGCTCTTTTTCACCATTAACGATAAACGAGGAGACAGGGGTCAGGTATGGGCCCGAATTTCCATTATGTACTGTGCGTGATGACGTTAAAGCCCACAGAATTGTGCTGGACTCGCTGGGGGTGAAGTCAATAGCCTGTGTTATTGGCGGCTCTATGGGAGGGATGTTAAGTCTGGAATGGGCTGCCATGTATGGTAAGGGATATGTGAAGAATATGGTTGCTCTGGCGACGTCAGCAAGGCACTCCGCCTGGTGCATATCATGGTCTGAAGCCCAAAGACAGTCGATTTACTCAGACCCCAACTATCTGGACGGGTACTATCCAGTGGAAGAGCAACCTGTGGCTGGGTTGTCGGCTGCACGTATGTCCGCATTGTTGACATATAGGACAAGAAACAGCTTCGAGAACAAATTCTCCAGGAGATCTCCTTCAATAGCGCAACAACAAAAGGCTCAAAGAGAAGAAACACGTAAACCTTCTAGTGTTAGCGAACACTCCCTACAAATCCACAATGATGGGTATAAAACAAAAGCCAGTGCGGCCATTACTGGTATATCTGGACAAAAACGCCAAAGCGTAGTGTCCACTGTGTCATCTTCGGATTCATTGAATTCTTCAACATCGATGACGTCGGTAAGTTCTGTAACGGGTGAAGTGAAAGACATAAAACCTGCACAGACGTATTTTTCTGCGCAAAGTTATTTGAGGTACCAAGGTACAAAGTTCATCAATAGATTTGACGCCAATTGTTACATTGCCATCACTCGCAAACTAGATACGCACGATTTGGCGAGAGATAGAGTAGATGACATTACTGAGGTACTTTCTACCATCGAGCAACCATCGCTAATCATCGGTATCCAGTCTGATGGGCTATTTACATATTCAGAACAAGAGTTCTTGGCTGAGCACATACCGAGGTCGCGgttagaaaaaattgaatctCCAGAGGGTCACGACGCCTTCTTATTGGAATTTAAGCTAATAAACAAACTGATAgtagaatttttgaaaaccaACTGCAAGTCGATTACGGATGCCCCTCCAAGAGCTTGGGGAGGGGACGTCGGTAACGACGAAACGAAGACATCCGTCTTTGGTGAGGCCGAAGAAGTTACCAATTGGTAA
- the BOR1 gene encoding Bor1p (Boron efflux transporter of the plasma membrane~similar to YNL275W): protein MSKESTRVTVNRGLTASGECTQASEGTNDELDRESSVSESRNDEESQEKLSRRRFPKLGMGIWLDLRDRVPYYRSDWVDAFNYRVIPSIVDTYFNNLLPAIAFAQDMFDRTDNSYGVNEVLLSSAMAGIVFGVLAGQPLCIVGVTGPISIFNYTVYEIIKPLNSSFFGFMFWICMWSMIFHLVLAFTNAVCLLQYVTTFPCDIFGLFINVVYIQKGIQILTRQFNATSGDKSVQDGFASVVVALVMTAFGLFFKSFHHYPLFTHRIRTFISDYSTALSVLFWSSFTHFGGYLNDVKFKKLPITKSFFPTSKFNRPQNTWLAYESIPVKDVFIALPFGIILTILFYFDHNVSSLMAQRHQYKLKKPSSFHYDFALLGLTTCISGVLGIPAPNGLIPQAPLHTETLLVRDSNQKVISCVEQRFTNTFQGLMILGTMTRPLLVCLGEIPQAVLSGLFFIMGINGLMTNAIIHRLIFLFSDPTRRNNTSPLSKVSKKSLLIFLCFSLTGFAGEFAITNTIAAIGFPLVLLLSVLVSFSFTYIFPTEELKILDTNVAQKFTIKNLLLENIRDAKFSDKHKD, encoded by the coding sequence ATGTCAAAAGAGAGTACACGAGTCACTGTTAATCGCGGTTTGACAGCCTCTGGCGAATGTACACAAGCATCGGAAGGGACAAACGATGAGCTAGACAGGGAATCATCTGTATCAGAGAGTagaaatgatgaagagagccaagaaaaattgtCCCGACGCCGATTTCCCAAGCTGGGTATGGGTATATGGCTTGATTTGAGGGATAGAGTACCGTATTACAGGTCAGATTGGGTAGATGCATTTAATTACAGAGTCATTCCTTCCATTGTGGATACCTACTTTAACAACCTGTTACCTGCAATAGCTTTTGCGCAAGATATGTTTGACAGAACTGACAATTCGTATGGTGTGAACGAAGTACTTTTATCCAGTGCAATGGCCGGTATTGTGTTTGGAGTCCTCGCTGGACAACCCTTGTGTATAGTGGGTGTTACCGGCCCCATTTCCATCTTTAATTATACGGTCTACGAAATTATAAAGCCTTTGAATAGTAGCTTTTTTGGGTTCATGTTCTGGATTTGTATGTGGTCTATGATCTTTCATTTAGTCCTAGCGTTTACTAACGCCGTCTGCCTCTTACAATACGTGACTACGTTTCCCTGTGACATATTTGGGTTATTTATCAATGTAGTTTACATTCAAAAGGGAATACAGATACTGACGAGACAATTCAATGCCACATCAGGGGATAAATCGGTACAAGACGGATTTGCTAGCGTTGTGGTGGCGTTGGTTATGACTGCATTTGggcttttcttcaaatcattTCATCACTACCCTCTATTCACTCATAGGATCAGAACATTCATATCAGATTATTCAACTGCACTTTCAGTGCTATTCTGGTCATCATTTACACATTTTGGTGGTTACTTAAATGATgtaaaatttaaaaaattaccTATCACGAAATCTTTTTTCCCTACTTCTAAGTTTAATAGGCCTCAAAATACTTGGTTGGCATATGAATCGATTCCTGTCAAAGACGTTTTCATTGCTCTACCGTTCGGTATAATCTTAACGATTTTGTTTTACTTTGATCATAACGTATCATCATTAATGGCACAGAGGCATCAGTATAAACTGAAAAAACCGTCCTCTTTCCATTACGATTTCGCATTATTGGGGCTTACCACTTGCATCAGTGGGGTTCTAGGGATCCCAGCGCCCAATGGGTTGATTCCTCAAGCGCCATTGCATACGGAGACGCTGCTAGTTCGGGATTCAAATCAAAAGGTTATCAGTTGCGTGGAGCAAAGGTTCACAAATACGTTTCAGGGCTTGATGATTTTGGGGACGATGACAAGGCCATTATTGGTATGCTTAGGAGAAATCCCTCAGGCGGTACTTTCAGGACTGTTTTTCATAATGGGCATTAATGGCCTGATGACAAATGCTATTATACATCGGTTGATTTTCCTATTTTCGGACCCTACAAGAAGGAACAATACTTCACCTTTATCGAAAGTATCCAAGAAGTCATTGCTaatatttctttgctttAGTCTAACGGGGTTTGCTGGTGAATTTGCTATTACAAATACTATAGCGGCCATCGGATTTCCCTTAGTGTTACTTTTAAGTGTTCTAGTATCTTTCTCGTTCACTTATATTTTCCCGACTGAAGAATTAAAGATTCTCGATACCAATGTGGCACAAAAATTTACCATTAAAAATCTGCTATTGGAAAATATACGTGATGCAAAGTTCAGTGATAAGCATAAAGactaa
- the GOR1 gene encoding glyoxylate reductase (Glyoxylate reductase~similar to YNL274C): protein MSKKPIVLKLGKDAFGDQAWKELEKIADVITIPESMTREQFLREIKDPQNKLSQVQVITRTARSVKNTGRFDQELALALPSSVVAVCHTGAGYDQIDVEPFKKRHIQVANVPDLVSNATADTHVFLLLGALRNFSIGNRRLIEGKWPEAGPACASPFGYDPEGKTVGILGLGRIGRCILERLKPFGFENFIYHNRHQLPSEEEHGCEYVSFEEFLKRSDIVSVNVPLNHNTHHLINAVTIGKMKNGVVIVNTARGAVIDEQAMTDALRSGKVRSAGLDVFEFEPKISKELLSMPQVLGLPHMGTHSVETRKKMEELVVNNAKNVILTGKVLTIVPELQNESWPNDVKPLI, encoded by the coding sequence atgagtAAAAAACCtattgttttgaaattAGGAAAAGACGCCTTTGGTGACCAAGCCTGGAAGGAATTGGAGAAGATTGCGGATGTAATCACCATCCCTGAATCTATGACTAGAGAACAATTTTTGCGAGAGATCAAAGACCCTCAAAATAAGCTTTCTCAGGTACAAGTCATTACGAGAACTGCAAGGAGTGTTAAAAACACCGGTAGATTTGACCAAGAGCTCGCTCTTGCTTTGCCTTCTTCCGTAGTGGCTGTGTGCCATACTGGTGCCGGTTATGACCAGATTGATGTTGAgccattcaaaaaaagacacATTCAGGTGGCCAATGTCCCCGACTTAGTAAGTAATGCTACTGCTGATACGCATGTATTTTTGTTATTGGGTGCCCTAAGGAATTTCAGCATTGGTAATAGAAGGTTGATCGAGGGGAAGTGGCCAGAGGCCGGACCTGCATGTGCATCTCCCTTTGGTTACGACCCTGAAGGGAAAACTGTGGGTATATTGGGTCTAGGTAGGATTGGCCGTTGTATTTTAGAGAGATTGAAACCGTTTGGATTCGAGAATTTCATATATCATAACAGGCACCAGTTACCTTCCGAAGAAGAACATGGTTGTGAGTATGTGAGTTTCGAGGAGTTTTTAAAACGCTCGGATATAGTGTCTGTTAACGTCCCACTGAACCACAACACTCACCACCTAATCAATGCAGTGACCATtggaaaaatgaaaaatggcGTGGTCATTGTTAACACAGCACGTGGTGCCGTCATAGATGAACAAGCCATGACTGATGCTTTGCGTTCTGGAAAGGTTAGAAGTGCTGGTTTGGATGTTTTCGAATTTGAGccaaaaatatccaaaGAGTTATTATCTATGCCCCAAGTCTTAGGATTGCCTCATATGGGTACCCATAGTGttgaaacaagaaagaaaatggaagaGCTGGTCGTTAACAATGCAAAAAATGTGATATTGACTGGGAAGGTATTAACTATTGTTCCCGAATTACAAAACGAAAGCTGGCCCAACGATGTTAAACCATTAATTTGA
- the TOF1 gene encoding Tof1p (Subunit of a replication-pausing checkpoint complex~similar to YNL273W), whose translation MSVDMQQGATNAADFSLTVLRARIALLATAIGGPDYTSQIDPPPYKLGDDCLACLKDLKRWFKLVDDQQKRWDVAMAVAEYRILTDDLLPILIDWENKCSLAAKLAKNNPGHEEFRNKVYYDKIALNCLQLLVLMTWPLIVTEQSSSNQITLYSELKKHQLIYKKAILSMESGKVLRAAIRLALDVIKIDRLSRTPRDNMVLKLVLNFFRNVIAIEPGEFTINTKRSMPRKGITSIDTLPPNVSMDDISLNTVISSFHKNKVFGLLLTLSSSLSKEFDQDFINIPLLEIMFYLTKDVNQELLFPRQPESRTHLRVANNNGDTTTNNVVTTAGFELSKLLQKEHQMKKNVIKHTSARHSRFGGLLSIQTPDKNRLTVSGSQALVDEKIALQKLDDSKKWNKRIIQKHQSVAAEGLPNSLLNSQTGKAIFFTESNGKHFKRFINNFIDSGFNILLHSVTNYFTTEQDRMVTLEQVQYLLFFAWFTKYQLLRSKMDNSAELSQVSEALKEVSFILVSSLLRSAYDLKNWIVAHAGMIAFNELLNLVSRTKAAQEDDSADVEFIVSRLFSDERIQLLSNLPKIGSKHSLQFMKSCIELTHSVLKVLEQYSDNKTLVIEGKARRQKKLNISEDDINKLIEEENVDREEALDILASTLRSVGVNFQKVQANYMTEPVIETYINFLERFRELEDDSIKKVFSFFHRVFVQAKEQALLFRFDLIILLREMLSPDGLNRMSRSRKYVSQFSDYFLSRLKKRLKKSPAWFVGLLFPPLHNSEVGFYQRYGEYNIISNESEYTSPASQFKPIPDEEALPPSILLDMKYGILVSTLLDDGKVELLDLLFKHITHALDVFKSWLTVNVNASRETMNPPNEYFTLTGTLNNEPIFKDKDYRALLLLIGYSIPRKINEPCFLPGTVEISDLTVACELVKKYLSTPFETPNGLPSSSYLLRVRSKKNGLPHGEQDGWKEDDDYDYNDPYIVPDDQVVSESDAAYFKDLDNNVSDKLKGIKLSKGIARSKNRDKRKRKKGITKTNFSMFGDQDGERPHSVRERHSVFSKEFISDSEDDENLMNPIFFENETYMRWLLDKNNGQLTEERYIQFAKFAAERMNNGGVITGDYTNLFDGAIPSIESIRAAEGGSFAPDKSLVSLASHVASEMSVLDVNTNNNQLSHEDVNLESKDSLGSPQLSDSTNEFQSEGHNTKESRKRSLEGNIADESDEDEEAIRPSTKKSRIFLNQGDSDYE comes from the coding sequence ATGTCCGTTGACATGCAACAAGGCGCCACGAATGCGGCAGATTTCTCTCTGACGGTACTTAGAGCGAGAATTGCTTTGTTAGCAACTGCCATCGGTGGACCAGATTATACTTCCCAGATAGACCCGCCCCCTTATAAGCTTGGTGACGACTGTTTGGCGTGCttgaaagatttgaaaagatgGTTTAAACTGGTGGATGACCAACAGAAAAGATGGGATGTGGCAATGGCAGTGGCTGAATATCGCATCTTGACAGATGACCTATTACCCATTCTCATAGACTGGGAAAATAAGTGTTCTCTCGCTGCCAAACTTGCTAAGAATAACCCAGGTCATGAAGAGTTTAGAAACAAGGTTTATTACGACAAAATTGCGCTAAACTGTCTGCAACTATTGGTCCTCATGACCTGGCCCTTAATCGTAACGGAACAGTCCTCATCAAACCAAATCACCCTCTATAGTGAACTGAAGAAGCATCAATTGATATACAAGAAAGCGATTCTGTCTATGGAAAGTGGAAAAGTGTTAAGAGCTGCTATTCGACTGGCCCTGGACGTCATCAAAATCGACCGATTATCAAGAACTCCTAGAGACAATATGGTTCTCAAATtggttttgaattttttcagaaacGTCATTGCTATAGAGCCTGGTGAATTTACTATCAACACCAAGAGAAGCATGCCTAGGAAAGGTATCACATCTATCGACACTTTGCCGCCAAACGTTTCTATGGATGACATCTCTTTAAATACGGttatttcttcattccATAAAAACAAGGTATTTGGCCTCCTATTAACGCTGTCTagttctttatcaaaagaGTTTGATCAAGATTTTATTAATATCCCACTGTTGGAAATTATGTTCTATCTTACTAAAGATGTTAACCAAGAACTGCTATTTCCTCGACAGCCTGAATCTAGAACGCATTTGAGAGTTGCAAACAACAATGGGGATACTACTACTAATAACGTTGTTACAACTGCAGGGTTTGAACTATCCAAATTGTTACAAAAGGAGCatcaaatgaaaaaaaacgttATCAAACATACATCTGCGAGACACTCCAGATTTGGTGGTCTTTTGTCTATACAAACACCTGATAAAAATAGGTTAACTGTTTCTGGGAGCCAAGCTCTTGTGGATGAGAAAATAGCGCTACAAAAACTGGATGACAGtaaaaaatggaataaaagaataatTCAAAAGCATCAGTCCGTCGCAGCTGAAGGCTTGCCAAATAGTTTGTTGAATTCCCAAACTGGTAAGgctattttcttcactGAATCTAATGGTAAACATTTTAAAAGGttcatcaacaattttATAGATTCTGGCTTTAACATTTTGTTGCATAGTGTGACGAACTATTTCACAACGGAACAGGATAGAATGGTTACTTTAGAGCAAGTGcaatatttgctttttttcgCATGGTTTACTAAGTACCAATTGTTGAGGTCTAAAATGGACAATTCAGCAGAATTAAGTCAAGTTTCAGAAGCCTTGAAGGAAgtatctttcattttagTGTCTTCCCTTTTAAGAAGTGCATatgacttgaaaaattggatagTGGCCCATGCAGGTATGATTGCATTTAATGAACTGTTAAACCTCGTTTCTCGTACGAAAGCCGCTCAGGAAGACGATTCAGCTGATGTAGAATTCATTGTAAGTAGGCTTTTCAGTGACGAAAGAATACAATTATTATCAAATCTTCCGAAGATTGGTTCCAAACACTCGCTTCAATTCATGAAAAGTTGCATTGAGCTAACACACTCAGTATTGAAAGTATTAGAACAATATTCTGATAATAAGACATTGGTAATTGAAGGGAAAGCAAGACGGCAAAAGAAACTTAATATTTCCGAAGATGATATTAATAAATtgatagaagaagaaaatgtgGATAGGGAAGAAGCGCTTGATATTCTAGCGTCTACTTTAAGAAGTGTAGGAGTTAACTTCCAAAAAGTACAGGCAAATTATATGACGGAACCTGTAATAGAAACGTACattaattttcttgaacGATTCCGTGAACTTGAGGATGATTCCAttaaaaaagtattttctttttttcacagAGTATTCGTCCAGGCTAAAGAACAGGCATTGTTATTTAGATTTgatttgataatattattaagAGAAATGCTTTCACCTGATGGGTTGAATAGAATGTCTCGTTCCAGGAAATATGTGAGCCAGTTTTCAgactattttctttccagactgaaaaaaaggttaaAGAAATCACCTGCTTGGTTTGTAGGGTTACTTTTCCCACCGTTACACAATAGTGAAGTCGGATTTTATCAAAGGTATGGTGAATACAATATTATCAGTAATGAATCAGAGTATACCTCGCCAGCATCACAATTCAAACCAATTCCCGATGAAGAGGCCTTACCACCTTCGATTTTGTTGGATATGAAATATGGGATTTTAGTCTCTACATTACTCGATGATGGAAAAGTTGAACTATTAGACCTATTATTCAAACATATAACTCACGCATTGGATGTTTTCAAGTCGTGGTTAACCGTGAATGTTAATGCTAGTAGAGAAACAATGAATCCACCCAACGAATACTTTACATTGACAGGCACGCTCAATAACGAACCCATTTTTAAGGACAAGGACTATAGGgctttattattgttgataGGATATTCCATTCCACGTAAAATCAATGAACCTTGTTTTTTACCGGGGACTGTTGAAATCTCTGACCTGACAGTTGCTTGTGAActagtaaaaaaatacttatCAACACCATTCGAAACGCCAAACGGACtgccttcttcttcctaTCTTCTACGAGTtcgttcaaaaaaaaatggtttgcCCCATGGTGAGCAAGATGGAtggaaagaagatgacgatTATGATTATAACGATCCCTACATTGTTCCAGATGATCAAGTTGTATCGGAAAGCGACGCAGCATACTTCAAGGACTTGGATAATAATGTATCGGATAAACTTAAAGGTATAAAACTCAGTAAAGGAATTGCGAGGTCCAAAAATAGGGATAAGAGAAAGCGTAAGAAGGGGATAACCAAGactaatttttcaatgtttgGTGACCAAGATGGCGAACGACCTCATTCCGTCAGAGAACGCCATAGTGTATTCAGTAAAGAATTTATCAGTGAttcagaagatgatgagaatttgatgaaccctatattttttgagaatGAAACATATATGAGATGGTTACTAGATAAAAACAATGGTCAGTTGACCGAAGAGAGATATATTCAATTTGCTAAATTTGCTGCGGAAAGAATGAATAATGGAGGTGTTATAACAGGAGATTATACAAACTTGTTTGATGGAGCCATACCAAGCATTGAAAGCATTAGAGCCGCAGAAGGTGGCTCTTTTGCGCCAGACAAAAGCCTCGTTTCCTTAGCAAGTCATGTGGCATCTGAGATGTCTGTTCTTGATGTAAATACTAACAATAATCAGCTCTCTCATGAGGATGTCAACTTGGAATCAAAAGATAGCCTAGGCTCACCACAGCTATCAGATTCGACAAATGAGTTCCAATCTGAGGGCCATAACACAAAAGAATCTAGAAAGCGTTCCTTAGAAGGAAATATAGCAGATGAAAgcgatgaagatgaagaagccATCCGCCCTTCCACCAAAAAATCTAGGATTTTTCTGAACCAAGGTGATAGTGATTATGAATGA
- the SEC2 gene encoding guanine nucleotide exchange factor SEC2 (Guanyl-nucleotide exchange factor for the small G-protein Sec4p~similar to YNL272C) yields MDASEEAKRISIQVTSLSTQLIESVDKQSHLEEQLNKSLKTIASQKAGIENYNQLKTDYETLKKALLERDGEVKKLREDIAKENELRTKAEEETDKLNKEVEDLTASLFDEANNMVADARKEKYAIEILNKRLTEQLREKDTLLDTLTLQLKNLKKVMHSLDNESTVTNNSNRYSTILSDSATSSSTSLNKVPTSYSLASQDMYSGIVYSPSISSIRYDISLYNEFLKFVAALPHCENIKATSSESKLIRRLVNDEIQPILKIDNASGIGWLVKKTLLSLIIDGLVVVEPLSGVNATYQIGYNSSSPVKQATSNMPKMFKFPLDSPPVAVHAACSFCGESRDDIVEHARMYVLKTLHKTDDGKEQVTNTYPLCHWCLLKLRQTCEIFAFLRSLKVGAWHLEKLTTQNITKGDLEKFSEVTKHTKRDGKVSSQDKKTKRLSFMAGLGINSSTKNKPKMVFTSETNAKPGQPTTNIQRAWLQLCKLRCILHWTHIGIWAVDDSISSKIGPLVDDDDSDENQNDAISVHLQDNAAWKKGEERPLSSSSAEESQKSDTFDFESADTENGTTDESSTDGSSSDGSSTDGSSADSSSVGESSSAASTTSSADSTSPEDMGENEGDDTVTKDGKSTIKSIKNNEENSNCNDEKGQNIEKKKASQHKIQKKKLLQDLDDLEEQFREESAINQTELESSGDIVKEVVSSKEAFSEDKDSTKYNSENTLKTNLTISDKHQEQTRENSPNSGLHASSSNDDNFDDAQEQQ; encoded by the coding sequence ATGGATGCTTCTGAGGAAGCGAAAAGAATATCAATACAGGTTACATCCCTGTCTACGCAATTGATCGAGAGTGTAGATAAACAGTCACACTTAGAAGAACAGCTTAATAAATCTTTAAAAACAATAGCCAGTCAGAAGGCAGGGATTGAAAACTATAATCAGTTGAAAACAGATTATgaaactttaaaaaaagcacTATTAGAGAGAGATGGCGAAGTGAAGAAACTGCGTGAAGATATagccaaagaaaatgagcTTCGAACTAAAGCTGAGGAGGAAACGGACAAACtaaataaagaagttgaagatCTGACTGCTTCGCTTTTTGATGAGGCAAATAATATGGTTGCTGATGCtagaaaagagaaatacGCTATTGAAATCTTAAATAAGAGACTCACTGAACAACTGCGTGAAAAAGACACTTTATTAGACACTTTGACCCTACaactcaaaaatttgaaaaaagtgatGCATAGTTTAGATAATGAAAGCACAGTCACAAATAACTCGAACAGGTATTCCACAATATTAAGCGATTCAGCAACTTCTTCTAGCACTTCTTTGAATAAAGTTCCAACTTCATATTCCCTTGCTTCCCAAGATATGTATAGCGGAATTGTATACTCACCAAGCATTTCATCTATTCGTTATGATATAAGCCTTTACAATGAATTTCTAAAATTTGTCGCTGCACTTCCTCATTGTGAAAACATAAAGGCGACTTCATCAGAATCAAAGTTAATACGAAGGTTAGTCAATGATGAAATTCAGCCTATACTTAAGATTGATAATGCGTCAGGCATCGGCTGGTTGGTTAAAAAAACCTTACTTTCTTTGATTATAGACGGCTTAGTGGTTGTGGAGCCCCTAAGTGGCGTTAATGCAACCTACCAAATTGGGTACAACTCAAGTAGCCCTGTCAAGCAAGCTACTTCGAATATGCCAAAAATGTTCAAGTTTCCTCTAGATTCACCTCCAGTGGCGGTGCATGCTGCATGTTCCTTTTGTGGAGAATCTAGAGATGACATTGTCGAACACGCAAGGATGTATGTATTGAAGACATTACACAAGACTGACGACGGTAAAGAACAGGTTACGAATACGTATCCGTTATGTCATTGGTGTTTGCTAAAGTTGCGGCAAACATGTGAAATCTTTGCCTTTTTGAGATCACTGAAGGTTGGTGCATGGCATTTAGAGAAGCTCACCACGCAAAATATTACCAAGGgagatttggaaaaattctctGAGGTTACGAAACATACTAAAAGAGACGGCAAGGTTTCCTCCCAAGATAAGAAAACGAAACGTTTAAGTTTTATGGCAGGACTTGGTAtcaattcttcaacaaaaaataagcCGAAGATGGTTTTTACTTCCGAAACAAATGCAAAGCCAGGACAACCTACCACTAATATTCAAAGAGCATGGCTACAGTTATGTAAATTGCGTTGTATACTTCATTGGACTCATATTGGTATATGGGCGGTGGATgattcaatttcttcaaaaattggaCCGCttgttgatgatgatgacagCGACGAGAATCAAAATGATGCTATATCAGTCCACTTGCAGGACAATGCTGCGTGGAAGAAAGGTGAGGAAAGACCTTTGTCTTCATCTAGCGCAGAAGAAAGCCAAAAGAGCGATACTTTTGACTTTGAAAGTGCAGACACGGAAAATGGGACCACGGATGAATCTTCAACAGATGGTTCCTCTTCAGATGGTTCTTCTACGGATGGTTCATCGGCGGATAGTTCATCAGTTGGCGAATCTTCCTCAGCAGCGTCTACTACAAGTAGCGCAGATTCTACTTCACCAGAGGATATGGGCGAAAATGAAGGTGATGATACGGTAACAAAGGATGGTAAAAGTACTATTAAGTCGATAaagaataatgaagaaaatagtaATTGCAACGACGAAAAGGGAcaaaatatagaaaagaagaaggctTCTCAGCACAAGatacaaaagaagaagttacTGCAAGATTTGGACGATTTAGAGGAGCAATTTAGGGAAGAAAGCGCAATTAATCAGACCGAACTGGAAAGTTCTGGGGACATTGTAAAGGAAGTTGTGTCCTCGAAGGAGGCATTTTCTGAAGACAAGGACTCTACGAAGTATAACAGCGAAAACACTTTGAAGACAAACTTGACGATAAGTGATAAACACCAAGAACAAACAAGGGAAAATAGCCCAAATAGCGGATTGCATGCGTCTTCAAGCAATGATGACAATTTCGATGATGCCCAAGAACAGCAATAA